In one window of Methanoculleus chikugoensis DNA:
- a CDS encoding multiprotein bridging factor aMBF1, whose amino-acid sequence MNIKLFARLMQCELCGVPIVGPSKTIQIEGAELCVCTRCAKHGTEVQQPRRTGAPQKRPGIAAPQTPRRRGRDVFDLMEGELVDDYADRIRAAREEKEWSTLDLAQAIKEREILVKKIEKGDLIPEDDVRKKLEKALNIRLIDSTEDSTSTGGPGRVTMTVGDVISFKKSRK is encoded by the coding sequence ATGAATATAAAATTGTTTGCGAGACTTATGCAGTGCGAACTATGCGGCGTTCCTATCGTGGGACCGTCGAAAACCATACAGATCGAGGGTGCAGAACTCTGCGTCTGCACGCGATGTGCGAAACACGGTACAGAAGTCCAGCAACCGCGGCGAACAGGCGCTCCACAGAAGAGGCCGGGAATTGCCGCCCCGCAGACCCCCCGGAGGAGGGGGCGGGACGTCTTTGACCTGATGGAAGGAGAACTCGTCGACGATTACGCCGACCGCATCCGGGCCGCCCGGGAAGAGAAGGAGTGGTCCACGCTCGATCTTGCGCAGGCGATCAAGGAGCGCGAGATCCTGGTCAAGAAGATCGAGAAGGGCGACCTCATCCCCGAAGACGACGTCCGGAAGAAACTTGAGAAGGCACTCAATATCAGGCTGATTGACTCGACCGAAGACAGCACCTCCACGGGCGGACCCGGCCGGGTGACCATGACCGTCGGCGACGTCATATCGTTCAAGAAGAGCCGGAAATAA
- a CDS encoding proteasome-activating nucleotidase has protein sequence MGDIARQAPEKDTGEDIYQYLLERITNLENRNLELREQFRQMESEKRYVETQKIRYERELRKLKSEIEQLRSPPLVIGTVTDVIDNSRVIVRSSAGPRFLVRTSQLIDPDLLKPGVRCTLNQQSLAIVDVLPTSYDAQIYGMELVESPEETYENIGGLEPQIEEIREAVELPLTKPQLFEKIGISPPKGVLLYGPPGTGKTLLARAVAHQTNAHFLRVVGSELVQKYIGEGARLVRELFDLAKQKAPSIIFIDEIDAIGAHRNDSTTSGDREVQRTLMQLLAEMDGFDNRGDVKIVAATNRIDILDRALLRPGRFDRIIRVPLPDAGARLEILKIHTAKMSLAGSVDLPAVAELAENTTGAELQAICREAGMMAIRRDAEAVEREDFLAAIKKVKREVAAPDSRMYL, from the coding sequence ATGGGAGATATCGCTCGGCAGGCACCAGAGAAGGATACCGGTGAAGACATCTACCAGTATCTCCTGGAACGGATTACAAACCTCGAAAACCGAAACCTGGAGCTACGCGAGCAGTTCCGCCAGATGGAGTCCGAAAAAAGATACGTTGAGACCCAGAAGATCCGCTACGAACGGGAGCTCCGGAAACTCAAGAGCGAGATCGAACAGCTCAGAAGCCCCCCTCTCGTTATCGGGACAGTTACCGACGTTATCGACAACAGTCGCGTGATCGTGCGAAGCAGCGCAGGACCGCGATTCCTGGTCCGTACGTCCCAGCTTATCGACCCCGATCTCCTCAAACCGGGTGTGCGGTGTACGCTCAACCAGCAGTCCCTCGCGATCGTGGACGTGCTCCCCACGAGCTACGACGCGCAGATCTACGGCATGGAACTGGTGGAGTCCCCGGAGGAGACCTACGAGAATATCGGCGGCCTTGAACCGCAGATCGAGGAGATCCGGGAAGCCGTCGAACTCCCCCTGACGAAACCGCAGCTCTTCGAGAAGATCGGCATCTCCCCGCCGAAGGGCGTCCTCCTCTACGGCCCGCCCGGCACGGGGAAGACCCTCCTCGCACGCGCGGTGGCCCACCAGACGAACGCACACTTCCTCCGCGTGGTCGGTTCGGAGCTGGTGCAGAAGTACATCGGCGAGGGCGCCCGCCTGGTCAGGGAACTCTTCGACCTCGCGAAGCAGAAGGCGCCGTCGATCATCTTCATCGACGAGATCGACGCCATCGGCGCGCACCGGAACGACTCGACCACCTCCGGCGACCGCGAAGTCCAGCGGACGCTGATGCAGCTCCTCGCGGAGATGGACGGGTTCGACAACCGCGGCGACGTCAAGATCGTCGCGGCGACGAACCGGATCGATATCCTCGACCGCGCCCTCCTTCGCCCGGGCCGGTTCGACCGGATCATCCGGGTTCCGCTGCCGGATGCCGGAGCGCGCCTTGAGATCTTAAAGATTCATACCGCGAAGATGTCGCTCGCCGGGAGCGTCGACCTGCCCGCGGTTGCAGAACTCGCCGAGAACACCACCGGCGCCGAGTTGCAGGCGATCTGCCGTGAGGCCGGGATGATGGCGATCCGGCGGGACGCCGAAGCCGTCGAGCGCGAAGACTTCCTCGCGGCGATAAAGAAGGTGAAGCGCGAGGTGGCGGCGCCGGACAGCCGCATGTATCTCTGA